The Tatumella ptyseos genome segment CTGTAAAAGTAAGACACAGAGCGTGGAGATTGCTGATCCCAATGCGAAAATATGCATCATAGGATCCACGTTCATTGCCCCCAAACCAATCAGTAATAGCAGCATAATAACGCTATGCAGATGGCTAGCATGATGAGGCGTACCATTCTGCGGATGGGTTTTACAAAGCTCTTGCCAGATTAAGCCATCACGGCTCATGCTAAATAAATAGCGTGAAATATTATTATGAAAAGCCACCGTTGCAGCGAATAAACTACTAATCAGTAGTACTGACATTGCAGTGACCGCCCATTGACCCACATTATCCCGCGTGATTGATAGGATAAGATTCTCTGGATTTTGACGAGCCATACTAATTAATTGATCAGCACCATAGGTTTGTACCAAACACCAGCTCGTAAAACAGAAAAAAGCAGTGATCAATAATAATGCGCCGATCGTCGCTTGTGGGATCGTTTTATGAGGATCTTTACACTCTTCGGCATAAATAGCCGTCGATTCGAAGCCAATAAACGCAGCGATAGTAAAAATAAAACTGATACCAAGATTTCCGTGTAAAAAGACTGAAGGTTGAAAGGGCTGTAAGCTATGAGGGTGACCATGTTTGATAAGTAAAACAACATCCGTTAAGAGTACAATTCCCACTTCAGCGAGCATCAATATTCCGAGTATTTTCCCTCCGACTTCCACTCTCTTAATACTTAAGAACCAAGTTATCGCCAAAAAGGTGATGCTGCATAGCCACCAAGGCACGACAACTGAGAATTGCTCAGCAAGAAGGTGTGCGGAAAAATAACCTAACATTGCAACGATGGCGATTTGAATCGAAATATAAGCAAGCAAGGCGATCATTGAGGCTGATGATCCCCAATTTTCTCCTAATCCTTGCCGAATATAAGTATAAAAAGCGCCAGAACTTTTAACGTATTGGCTCATCGCTAAAAAACCAATCGAAAATAAAATCAAGATGATGCAGGAAAGTATATAAAAGGTCGCGATACCTGCGCTATTTCCACCAGCGATGGCAACTGGTAATCCCCCGACAACGCCAGTAAGAGGGGAAGCCGCTGCGACGACAAAAAATATTAACGAAAATAATCCTAGCGTGTTTTTACGTAAGCCCGACTCTTTTTCCATCATCATTGCCCCTAGATAAGAAAGGCGCGCTAATAAGTCGATGCTCATTAGTTTGCCATGATGAATTCATCATTCTCTAGGCTTTCCGATTCTGATAGAAAAATTACGACATCGCTCAAGTGCAAGTGTGCACTGCTTTAGTGCTGCAGATCGATTAGCCGACGCCCGTAATGCTGCTCAGTAATTTGAGTCAAATAATGTGTGGGGGTTGTACTCGTGAAGCGCTTAAATTCTCGCAAGAAATGCGATTGGTCACTGAACCCCAAATCATAGGAGATATCGCCACAAGAGGAGATCCCTCCTTCATGAATACGATTCAAGGCGGACTGGCACCGTACTATTCGACTAAAGGTTTTCGGTGACAAACCAATCTCCTGTTTGAACTGCCTTTGGATGGTTCGGCAGCTGTACCCCGTCAGGATCGCCAACTGATCGATACGAATATTACCCGCCGCAGTGTGAATACTTTGTATCACTGATTGTGTGACGGCGGAGTTTTTTCGTGTCAAATAACGGCTATAGTATTGCTGGAACAATATTATCTTCGAGGTAAAATCTTTAGCTTCCACTATTCTCGAAAAAAGAGTTTTTCCCTGAGGTGCCGCGTCGAGAAAATTAAACTCATTATTTGGGATCTCATCGGCACAAGCATCCAAAAAATCGGGGATCTTCCCGGCATTAAAACGCACGCCAAAATAAAGTCGCTCTTCGGATAAATAGGCATCACGGGCTTCTAAGGTCGTACCGCAAATTCGGGCTGTCGGAAATTGGGGATGACAATCAAATAAAATATCAACGCAGCCATCGGGAACCGCCATCGTCAGTTTGGCTTCCTTGCTGGTTTTAAAACTATAGAAATGTGAAATATCAGGCAGGGTTGCCTGCGTTTGCCAAAAATAATGTGACGTATTCAAAACAAACCACGGCTGTTCAGGATGAAATTTTTTATCGTTGAGATAAGGGATTATTTTCATTTTATTACCCATAAATTGTCATTCATTACTGATTACCGATGCAACATCTGCACCAGAAATCGAAATCATGTCGCAAATATTCAATACACCCCGAAACGCCTCAGGCTATTTCTATAAAGCGTCGCTGACCTTTTTTGGTCGCAGCGATAAAAGATCTTCTTTATGACGAATTAATACTGGTGAGGTGGTTGCTATGACTGATTCAACAAGAATTGATTTTTTGTATCTCTCTGAACAAGACATGATCCGTGCAGGCGTCACCGATATGCCAGCCTGTATTGCAAGCATGGAAGAGATGTTCGAATTACTCTACCACGGTGACTACCGAATGGCGGGGCCGAATAATGATTCCCATGGTGCAATGGTCACCTTTCCAGAAAACTCCCCCTTTCCGACAATGCCGAAACCCACGGCCGACCGACGTATGATGGCTATGCCTGCCTACCTCGGTGGGAAATTCGGCACAGCAGGGGTTAAATGGTATGGCTCCAATATCGCGAATCGCGAAAAGGGACTCCCCCGTTCGATATTAATGTTTACCTTAAATGATGCCGATACGGGCGCACCCTTGGCTCATATGTCAGCCAATTTACTCTCCGCTTATCGCACGGGGGCGATTCCAGGTGTCGGAGCCAAGTACCTCGCCAAACGTGATGCTCGAGTCGTTGGGCTGTTAGGGCCGGGCGTGATGGGAAAAACAACCGTTGCCGCCTTCCTCTCGGCCTGCCCTAACATCGATACAGTGAAAGTCAAAGGTCGTGGTCCGGCAAGCTTGGAAGCGTTCATAGCATGGTTAAAAAATACCTATCCACAGGTCACCACCATCCGTATTGTCGACACGCTCGAAGAGGTTGTTCGCGATAGCGATCTGGTCGCTTATTGCAGCTCAGGGGAGACCGGCGATGCCTCCACCTATCCCATTGTGAAACGCGAATGGGTAAAAGCAGGGGCCTTTTTAGCAATGCCCGCCCTCTGTGCCTTGGACCAAGGGATGGAGCAACCTGATGTACGAAAAGTACTTGATAATACAGGGCTTTATAATGCTTGGTTTGAAGAAGTTCCGAAACCAGCTCATAACACCATACCTATTATCGGCGTTCGATTTATGGACATGCTGGCGGAGGGGGCTTTGACGGCAGACCAACTCGAAGATATCGGCCAGATTATCGCAGGGGATGCACCGGGTAGAAGAAATGATGATGAAATTATCATTATGTCTGTCGGGGGAATGCCTGTCGAAGATGTGGCATGGGGGACCGTACTGTATCGCAATGCTTTAGAACGTAATATCGGCATTAAATTAAATCTTTGGGAAACGCCTGAACTGGCTTAATTACTTTATGAGGTACACCGCCATGACCACCATTATAAAACTAAAATCCGGTTCTATCTTTGAAGAGAAAGCCAGTTATTCAAGGCTGGTTGCTGTCGATAACTGGATTTATGTTTCAAATACCGCTGGACGCCATCCTGTCACAAAAGAGATTCCTGAAGATGTTATCGAGCAAGCCGCACAAGTCTTTGCCAACATTGAATCAGCTTTACGGGCTGTTGAGGCTGGCTTAGAGGATGTCATCTGTTCAAGGGTATTCATTCAATCGCCGGAAGATGTCCCCGCAGTGATGAACTTTATCGGTGAGAAATTCCGAGGTATCGATCCGGCCTCGACGGTTACCTGCCCTCCTCTCGGCTCGACGGTATACAAAGTGGAGATCGAGGTGACTGCTTATCGTGGAGCAGGACAGACTAAAACGACATCACTCACTTTATCGCAACCATAGCGCGTAAGGAGATCATGACTATGCCCCCACTTATCGATCCAGTGAGTACTTCAGCGACTCTTCCTACTCAAAGCCCTGTTGTAATTATAGGCGGGGGAATCATCGGCTTAGTGGCTGCACTTAACCTCGCTGAAAGAAAAATTCCTGTTGTGGTGATTGAAAAAGGTCGATTAGCCGCCGAGCAGTCTTCACGTAATTTAGGCTGGGTACGTAAAACGAGTCGCCTTCCCGAAGATATCCCTTTAGCAAAAGCGGCTGACCGCTTGTGGGCGGGAATGGCGGAAAGGGTCGGTAGCGATGTCGGTTATCGACAAGCTGGCATCATGTTCGTCGCACGCCACGCTGAGCAAATGGCGATGCATGAGCGTTGGTTCGAACAGGTTAAGCACCTCCACCTTGATTCAACATTATTAAGTTCCGCAGAAATTGCCCGCCGCGTCCCTGGGGGAAAGAGTACTTGGGCCGGTGGGATCTTTACCCCAACAGATGGACGTGCCGAGCCGACTAAAGCCGCTAGTGCCATAGCTAAGGCCGCACAACAGTTAGGAGTAGTGATTGTAGAAAATTGTGCGGTAAGAAGCCTTATTACGAGTGGCGGCCGTATTAGCGGGGTAATGACTGAACGGGGTGAGATCAAATGCGAACAGGTTTTACTTGCTACCGGTGCTTGGTCGCGTCGATTTTTAATGAATCATCAAATAGCCCTCCCCTCACTCCCACTGATCTGTTCAGTATTACAGACAAAGCCCCTTACAGGTCCGACCGAGATCGCCGTAGGGGCACCTGATTTCTCTTTTCGACGCCACCATTCGGGAGGGTTTATCGTCACACAGCGTGGGGCATTGGATGCGCCGCTGACATTAGACCATCTGCTGATTGGCTTACGTTATCGCCAGCAGCTCAAACAGGGCCGAGGGAATTTACGTATCGGCTTCGGACGCTATTTTTTCCAAGATTTACGGCTTGGCCGCCGCTGGAAGGAAAATCAGCGTTCACCTTTTGAACAGGTGCGTACTCTCGATCCACAAGTAAATAGTGAACTTAATCAGGAAGCGTTGAGAAATTTAATTGATGCATGGCCGGCTTTCAAGGACGCACAAATTGCTCAGCAATGGGCAGGCGTCATTGATGTCACCCCCGATTCCAATCCGATAATAGGGCCAGTCGATGCCCTACCAGGATTAGTCCTTGCCACAGGATTTTCCGGACATGGCTTCGGAACCTCACCTGCAGCAGGTCAATTAGCGGCGGATATACTGAGCGGTCACTCACCTTTAGTCGATCCTTCTCCCTATCGATTTGAACGGCTCAGCTAAACCCCTTCAAAAAGCTAATCGACCATTGCGATATCAATAAGGTATTAATGCTGAACCACGGCAAGTAGATAGAAAGATAAGCGAAAACCGTTACCTATCCTGACTGACTGTCTACAGAATAACGATAGAGGGGATAAGTCTTCCTAACAAAATCATTCGGGTAGGGGTATGAAAGGTAACCTATAGGTTGAGTACGCTTCGAGGGAACAGCAGGGTTAGGCCACCATCGAAGCGAGGAGCTTCGGTGGTGGTGATGCGTTATGGCCTAGCGTAAAGATAACGTGAAATCATTGTGGTCGATATGATTCAAAAGCTGAATTAGTTTTTCAAGCCATGTGCGGGAGCACTGTTAATTTCGGCTGTCATACGGACGTAGTTATTTGAACTTGCACCAGTAATTTTATAGTGACCGCCTGCTTGATTCGCCATCGCTGCAATTTGTGATTCTGCGCCATCTAGAGTCGAATCGGTAACAGAGACACTTTGTGCAAAACTACCGAATGAGAGTAATGACAAGGCTGCGGTAGAGGCTAAGACAAGTGTTTTTAACGTTTTCATAATAAAATCCTCAATCTTTTAAAAGGGTAATTTGTTTCACTGAGACAATAATAACTATAGTTACTATAACTTGATTAACTATATGTGCGCTTTGAATAGTTATTGATCGACATGTAGTGGTACCCCCTTTGCTTTCCGCATAAAAAGCCTCCACCCAAGTTCCTTTTACAACATGGGATGCTCGTTACGTTCGGGAAATAGCGCATTAAATGTGATGGGTGATGTACCAAAAGGCTGGGGATATCTTTACTGACAAAGCGTAAGTTGACAGGTGATTTTACTGAAAGACGCAGCGTTAATTTATAAATTGAAATAACGATTTTTTTGGCCGGGGCTTTTAATAAGACTTGAACAAAACAATCAGGTAAACCTATCGCTCGATAGAGCGCTTCCTTATATAGAGATACTTAACCAACCAATCTATTACCCTGATATCTTCTCATCCGTTAGGTGGCTGACTCATACCAAGCGTAAGCAAAAAAATTCTCTCCTAACGACAAAAAAATTTATCCATACAAAATTCTAATAAAAGCGCGTGATGACAATAAATAGTGACGAACATCATATATTTATAATAGCTTTACATTTCTTTAAATTAAATATTATTAATAATCAATACCTTAACTAATAAATGTCACTATATGTCAAAAAATCTTGTTGCATCATTTACCTTTCTGACGTTATGTTCATGAGGTTAGTTATAAATAAATCGGTACAACAACAATAAAACCGAGTCAGTGGCTTATTTTAAGCTCTGATAAGAGTGGTTTGACGTTTAACTCTATGAATATATTATCGCTATGGAGACAGGAAGTGGTGAAAAAACATAAAATTATCGGTTTCAGTGGCAGTTTGATAGCATTGGCAATTGCTGCGCCTTCTCATGCAGAAATTACACTTTTAGATAAAAATCCGCAGAGTAATTCTCTATTAGCCCCGCTTAGCTTACAAGTTGGCGGTAGTATCCGTCCTGAGTGGGTTTTTACTAATGGCCCTGATGCCAATAAATCGAATAAACGCGGACACGATGGCGGTTCTCGTATACGCTTTCGTGCTGACTATAAATTAACCGATCACACTTCTGCTATTGGCTACTATGAGTGGGGAATCAACGTCCCCCACTTCTTAGGAATGAAAGGAAACTACGAATCAGGTACCTTACGCGACCGCCAACGTCAACTTTACGCTGGGTTGAAAGATGACCGCTACGGAACCCTTACCTACGGTCACCAATACGGTATTTATTACTCCGTTGTCGGGATCAAAAGTGACGTATGGGATAACGATGGCCATGCGGGCGCAACGGGTATTGGATTCAACGGTGACTATGATGGTGCGAGCAGACCAAAAAATAGCATCATGTACAAAAATACTTTCGGCCCAGTAACCGTTTCTGCTAACTACTTACTGCCTGAAGATCAAAAAGATGATGGTAGCGGTACTGGCCGTTCTTACCGCCGTAACCATGGCGCAGGCTTTGGTTTCGACTACGCAATTATGCCGACCTTGTCATGGGCCGCAGCGTACAGCAGTACTGAAGCAAATGTAAAAAATAGCACTACCCAGAAGGGTTACAACCAGCAGGTTTCCGGTACAGCGTTAACATGGCAACCGGGTAACTGGTATCTGACCTCGACTGCTAGCTACTATAAGGATTTCGTTCCTTCAACTCGTAACCATACAGTGTCGCATTACTTCGCGGGCAGCGGTTATGGTTTAGAAGAGTTTGTCGGTTACACCTTTAACATTGATAAACCTTTCCTAAAATCTATCCAGCCTTATGTTGCGGTTGACTCCTTACGTCTTAAAAGTAATGAGAACTACCACGCCAACCACGTTTACTTAGGTGCTGGTACAGAAATGGGTCATGGTTTGAGTGTCTATGTTGAAAGAACTATCGCAACGACGACCGACAACGAGCCAGACAGTACTTGGATAACGGTGTTCTACAACTTCTAATCATCCAGCCGGCTTACCTTAGGGTAAGTCGGTTTTTAATTAACTCACCTTAAAAATCAGTTCAAAAAGCTTTTTTTTAAATAAAATAGCCACCCTTAAGTATATTTTTCTAACTGTAAATCAATCAGTTAAGAAAAACGTTATCTTAGTGATTACCTCTCGATTAGGGCCAGTTAAGAAGGCCTAACAGTCGAAAATCAAAAAATACCGTTATTAAACATTGGCTTACATTGCATTGACCCCTCAAGCCTTATCGCCAAAATGGTGGTTAGCTTCCACTTTCCTTGAAATCTCATCAAAAGCATGTTTACAGTATTAATCCTAAATTGACCTAAACTTAAGAATATGGGGAAGCTATCTATATCTTTCTTTTCCCACTATGACGGGATGTCTGGCTAAGAAAGCTATACATTGCTCTATTATTTCATCGTGAGGATCACAATGTCTGTAGAACAAACCAACACGCAGAAACCAAAAAAGCATTTTTGGAATCGCAAAAAAGAAAAAGAACTGACGCTAGACGATATTACTATCGTCGACAATGACATGCTAAAACGTGCCGTGGGTGCGGCAGCGCTGGGTAACGCCATGGAATGGTTTGACTTCGGTGTCTACAGCTACTTAGCCGTGACTATTGGTAAAGTCTTCTTCCCTGCGGCAAGCGGCCCCGCACAACTTATCGCAACTTTCGGCGCATTTGCTGCCGCCTTCTTAATCCGTCCTATTGGTGGATTAGTATTTGGCCCCCTGGGCGATAAAATCGGTCGTCAAAAGATTCTCGCCATTACTATGATTATGATGGCGATTGGTACCTTCTGTATTGGTTTGATTCCGTCATACCAATCAATCGGTATTGCCGCACCACTATTACTGCTGGCAGCTCGACTCCTACAAGGCTTTTCAACCGGCGGCGAATATGGCGGTGCGGCGACCTTTATCGCTGAGTACTCAACCGATAACCGCCGTGGTTTTATGGGCAGTTTCTTAGAGTTCGGGACATTAGGCGGTTACCTTATCGGTGCAACGCTGGTGACCGTGATGACTTCGGTCTTCACTCCACAGCAGATGCTTGATTGGGGATGGCGCATTCCCTTCTTCATCGCCGCGCCGTTAGGGATTTTCGGCTTGTACGTACGACTGAAACTCGAAGAGACTCCTGCGTTCCAGCAACATATGGAGAAGCAGGAAGCCCTAGAGCACAGTAAACCTCGTTTAGGTTTATTCCAGCTACTCAATAAATACCGTGGGCAGATGCTGAAATGTATCGGTCTGGTTTTACTCTTTAACGTCTCCAACTATATGTTGACCTCCTATATGCCGAGCTACTTGACCGGTATCCTAGGATTAAGTGAACTGAGTAGCCTATTACTCATTATGGTAGTGATGTTCGTCATGATGCCATTAACACTGATGTCGGGACACTGGACAGATAAACTTGGTCGTCGTCCCGTTATTGCGGGGGGAGCGATAGGTCTGATCCTGTTCTCCGTACCTTGCTTAATGTTGATCAGCTCAGGAAATATGTGGTTAGTCTTCTTAGGCTTAATTATCTTAGGACTTATTCATACCTGCTTTAGCGGAACAATGCCTGCAACCCTACCAGCGTTATTTGCAACCGATATCCGTTACAGTGCCTTAGCAATTGGCTTTAATATCTCTGTTTCACTCTTTGGTGGGACAACACCGTTAATCACTGCGTGGTTAGTCGATACCTCTCACAACTTATTGATGCCAGCTTATTACTTGATGGGGGCAGGTGTAATTGGCTTGATTACCGTCTATACCTTGCGTGAGACTGCGCGTAGGCCACTTGCGGGATCAGCCCCTGCTGTAGCCAATAAAGCCGAAGCGATGAGCTTATTGAAGAAGTTGAAACAGAAGAGAATGAAAAATACCGCCCCTACACAAAATTCCGGAGAGTAAATTAAATAATTTATACTTAGAGATTACAGGCTCAGTTAGTTGTAATCTCTTTTCTATATATAGTTCAAAATTTTTTTTCGTTTCCCCATGTAACCAACAATCTGCAAATTTCCTCAACAATTACGAAATTAAGAACTCCATAGTATTTTCCTAGATTAAAGTGTTGATAATTTGATCAAGTTAGCCAAACGATATCTTTTTCATCACATTGTCAGCCTTCATTCTATCTTGTCCTCCTAATTGAGTACTTAATTCGAGATACCGTTAGGTCATACATCTACCTAAAAAATACTTATACCAACAGTCTGTTACAGCAGAAGAGTTACTGGCAGGACTAAAAGTAGGATAATTCTTTTATAAAAGACATCATTCAAATTAAATAAACAACTGATTTTTTGACTGTTAATTCATAGATTCAAGTTAAAAATTACAGCATGTCAATAACAGCTTGTGCACTATTACAACACCATTAATACCTATTATGACGCGGATGGATATGACAAAAAATTCGAGAGATAAGATCAATGTATCTTCAAGGCAGGGCCCGCACCATTCAGCTACTAGATAGCTGACAACGAGAAGACACCAGAGATAGCCCTACCTTTTTGTCTGTGTTAGCGCAGAGGGCTGGAGATTAAGCTGATTGATTAGCTTCCTTTTGGGATACATAAAGTGAGGTTAGTTCTCCAAATGTTCAACACGAAACCTACCTGAAATTTCTCTTTCAACCTAAGAACACTCTTTTTAGCATCAAAGATTTAATAAATACAAATTATTATTAACAATTTGGATAATCAAGTTAATAAATCAAAACCCCAAAAATAATCAAGAAAAAATTAACTATCGATGTAAGGTTATCAATAGCCAACTACGATTAATTAAGAATAATCTTAGACATATGATGTTAGCCAGGAAGTCAAGACTGATAGCGACCACAGGTTGGTTAGTCAGTTCGCCTTCTCGGGGATTCCCTCTTGAGTTTTTAGACAATCTCAACTAACCGACTAACATAGGTGCCAAAATGAAAAAAGTAATTCTCCCCCTTTGCATTTTAACTTTAGGTATGGCTTCACAAGTATTCGCTGCTGACGGTAATGTAAATTTTACAGGTAATATCATCGCTTCTGGGTGTACTGTTAATGGCGATAGCGGAACAACTATTAACGTACCGATGGGTACCTATGCATCTTCTTCATTGGCAACTGCAGGAGCAGTGACCGCCCCTCAAAACTTCAATATCAAATTGACAAGCTGCCCATCAAATGCTGTAAAAGTTCGTTTTGACGGGACAGCTGTCACGGGTCAACCTACCCTATTGGCGTTAACTACTGGACAGGCCACGACTGGTTACCTCGGTATTCAAATTACTGACTTGAATAGTAATGTTAATTATAATATTTCTGGGCAAACTGATGCCGTAGCTTTCCAAACCCCTTCTTCTGGTAGCTTAAGCATTCCACTAGCAGCACGTTATTATGCTGTCAAGGCGGGCGTCCCCGCTGGTACAGCAAATGCAACTACTGCGTTCAATTTAGAATACAAATAATACTCAGCCCTAGTGGCTGTTAGGAAATCGTATATATGAAAAAAATAAGTTTACTGATTGCATTAACGTTATGTTCACATAATGCTTCAGCTGCGATTCAACTAATGGCCACTCGCGTGGTATATAACTCGAATAATAGCTCTGCAGCTTTACCCATCCAAAACCAAAGTAACTCAGATTATTTGGTTCAAACATGGTTGGAAGATCCGAATGGGGGAACAGCAAATATACCAGTACAAGTTGTTCCACCTATTTTAAAGTTAGGCGCAGGAAAATCAGCTTCGTTGCGCTTTATTTATTCTGGAAAATCTCTTCCATCTAATCAGGAAAGTCTGTATTGGATTAATATTCAAGAGATTCCACCTGCTAGTAAAGAGGAAAATGTGCTACAGGTTGCAGTCCATAGTAGATTAAAGCTTTTTTTTAGACCTAACTCATTAAAAACGACTTTAGCAGAACAAGCAGAAAAGCTCGAATGGACTAAGTCTGGTAATCAGTTGAATATTAAAAATAATGGACCGATGTATATCTCGCTTGATTCATTACATGCTGGCATTAAAAATATTAACCTTGATATGATCCCTCCCCATGGAGAGAAAACTATTAATTTAGGTAGTAGTAAAATAGATAACACAGTTTCATTTGGTTACATTAATGACTTTGGTGGTGTCACCGAAATAAAAAATCACCCCCTAAATTAAGCCTGGAGAGCTGCAACTATGGATTACAATATT includes the following:
- a CDS encoding APC family permease, producing MEKESGLRKNTLGLFSLIFFVVAAASPLTGVVGGLPVAIAGGNSAGIATFYILSCIILILFSIGFLAMSQYVKSSGAFYTYIRQGLGENWGSSASMIALLAYISIQIAIVAMLGYFSAHLLAEQFSVVVPWWLCSITFLAITWFLSIKRVEVGGKILGILMLAEVGIVLLTDVVLLIKHGHPHSLQPFQPSVFLHGNLGISFIFTIAAFIGFESTAIYAEECKDPHKTIPQATIGALLLITAFFCFTSWCLVQTYGADQLISMARQNPENLILSITRDNVGQWAVTAMSVLLISSLFAATVAFHNNISRYLFSMSRDGLIWQELCKTHPQNGTPHHASHLHSVIMLLLLIGLGAMNVDPMMHIFALGSAISTLCVLLLQLGVCAAVINFFRHQRHQRGAWVTFWAPLLSFFAMSFTILLVINNLPILVRGESMLTQVIPSVIALCMVLGYLWSKRVALKRGSAQRN
- a CDS encoding helix-turn-helix domain-containing protein gives rise to the protein MKIIPYLNDKKFHPEQPWFVLNTSHYFWQTQATLPDISHFYSFKTSKEAKLTMAVPDGCVDILFDCHPQFPTARICGTTLEARDAYLSEERLYFGVRFNAGKIPDFLDACADEIPNNEFNFLDAAPQGKTLFSRIVEAKDFTSKIILFQQYYSRYLTRKNSAVTQSVIQSIHTAAGNIRIDQLAILTGYSCRTIQRQFKQEIGLSPKTFSRIVRCQSALNRIHEGGISSCGDISYDLGFSDQSHFLREFKRFTSTTPTHYLTQITEQHYGRRLIDLQH
- a CDS encoding tyramine oxidase subunit B; its protein translation is MTDSTRIDFLYLSEQDMIRAGVTDMPACIASMEEMFELLYHGDYRMAGPNNDSHGAMVTFPENSPFPTMPKPTADRRMMAMPAYLGGKFGTAGVKWYGSNIANREKGLPRSILMFTLNDADTGAPLAHMSANLLSAYRTGAIPGVGAKYLAKRDARVVGLLGPGVMGKTTVAAFLSACPNIDTVKVKGRGPASLEAFIAWLKNTYPQVTTIRIVDTLEEVVRDSDLVAYCSSGETGDASTYPIVKREWVKAGAFLAMPALCALDQGMEQPDVRKVLDNTGLYNAWFEEVPKPAHNTIPIIGVRFMDMLAEGALTADQLEDIGQIIAGDAPGRRNDDEIIIMSVGGMPVEDVAWGTVLYRNALERNIGIKLNLWETPELA
- a CDS encoding RidA family protein; this translates as MTTIIKLKSGSIFEEKASYSRLVAVDNWIYVSNTAGRHPVTKEIPEDVIEQAAQVFANIESALRAVEAGLEDVICSRVFIQSPEDVPAVMNFIGEKFRGIDPASTVTCPPLGSTVYKVEIEVTAYRGAGQTKTTSLTLSQP
- a CDS encoding NAD(P)/FAD-dependent oxidoreductase — translated: MPPLIDPVSTSATLPTQSPVVIIGGGIIGLVAALNLAERKIPVVVIEKGRLAAEQSSRNLGWVRKTSRLPEDIPLAKAADRLWAGMAERVGSDVGYRQAGIMFVARHAEQMAMHERWFEQVKHLHLDSTLLSSAEIARRVPGGKSTWAGGIFTPTDGRAEPTKAASAIAKAAQQLGVVIVENCAVRSLITSGGRISGVMTERGEIKCEQVLLATGAWSRRFLMNHQIALPSLPLICSVLQTKPLTGPTEIAVGAPDFSFRRHHSGGFIVTQRGALDAPLTLDHLLIGLRYRQQLKQGRGNLRIGFGRYFFQDLRLGRRWKENQRSPFEQVRTLDPQVNSELNQEALRNLIDAWPAFKDAQIAQQWAGVIDVTPDSNPIIGPVDALPGLVLATGFSGHGFGTSPAAGQLAADILSGHSPLVDPSPYRFERLS
- a CDS encoding YdgH/BhsA/McbA-like domain containing protein; the encoded protein is MKTLKTLVLASTAALSLLSFGSFAQSVSVTDSTLDGAESQIAAMANQAGGHYKITGASSNNYVRMTAEINSAPAHGLKN
- a CDS encoding porin, translated to MKKHKIIGFSGSLIALAIAAPSHAEITLLDKNPQSNSLLAPLSLQVGGSIRPEWVFTNGPDANKSNKRGHDGGSRIRFRADYKLTDHTSAIGYYEWGINVPHFLGMKGNYESGTLRDRQRQLYAGLKDDRYGTLTYGHQYGIYYSVVGIKSDVWDNDGHAGATGIGFNGDYDGASRPKNSIMYKNTFGPVTVSANYLLPEDQKDDGSGTGRSYRRNHGAGFGFDYAIMPTLSWAAAYSSTEANVKNSTTQKGYNQQVSGTALTWQPGNWYLTSTASYYKDFVPSTRNHTVSHYFAGSGYGLEEFVGYTFNIDKPFLKSIQPYVAVDSLRLKSNENYHANHVYLGAGTEMGHGLSVYVERTIATTTDNEPDSTWITVFYNF
- the proP gene encoding glycine betaine/L-proline transporter ProP, producing MSVEQTNTQKPKKHFWNRKKEKELTLDDITIVDNDMLKRAVGAAALGNAMEWFDFGVYSYLAVTIGKVFFPAASGPAQLIATFGAFAAAFLIRPIGGLVFGPLGDKIGRQKILAITMIMMAIGTFCIGLIPSYQSIGIAAPLLLLAARLLQGFSTGGEYGGAATFIAEYSTDNRRGFMGSFLEFGTLGGYLIGATLVTVMTSVFTPQQMLDWGWRIPFFIAAPLGIFGLYVRLKLEETPAFQQHMEKQEALEHSKPRLGLFQLLNKYRGQMLKCIGLVLLFNVSNYMLTSYMPSYLTGILGLSELSSLLLIMVVMFVMMPLTLMSGHWTDKLGRRPVIAGGAIGLILFSVPCLMLISSGNMWLVFLGLIILGLIHTCFSGTMPATLPALFATDIRYSALAIGFNISVSLFGGTTPLITAWLVDTSHNLLMPAYYLMGAGVIGLITVYTLRETARRPLAGSAPAVANKAEAMSLLKKLKQKRMKNTAPTQNSGE
- a CDS encoding fimbrial protein; this encodes MKKVILPLCILTLGMASQVFAADGNVNFTGNIIASGCTVNGDSGTTINVPMGTYASSSLATAGAVTAPQNFNIKLTSCPSNAVKVRFDGTAVTGQPTLLALTTGQATTGYLGIQITDLNSNVNYNISGQTDAVAFQTPSSGSLSIPLAARYYAVKAGVPAGTANATTAFNLEYK
- a CDS encoding fimbrial biogenesis chaperone; protein product: MKKISLLIALTLCSHNASAAIQLMATRVVYNSNNSSAALPIQNQSNSDYLVQTWLEDPNGGTANIPVQVVPPILKLGAGKSASLRFIYSGKSLPSNQESLYWINIQEIPPASKEENVLQVAVHSRLKLFFRPNSLKTTLAEQAEKLEWTKSGNQLNIKNNGPMYISLDSLHAGIKNINLDMIPPHGEKTINLGSSKIDNTVSFGYINDFGGVTEIKNHPLN